From the genome of Oncorhynchus gorbuscha isolate QuinsamMale2020 ecotype Even-year linkage group LG18, OgorEven_v1.0, whole genome shotgun sequence:
ACataggaaggttgaacaccagcgAGCTTGCagcattctggataagttgcaggggtttgatggcacaatcAGGGAGCaaagccaacagagagttgcagtagtctagacagGTGATAACAAGTGCCTGGATTTGGACCTgcgcctcttcctgtgtgaggaaggGTTGTACTCTACGAATGTTGTAgtgcatgaacctgcaggagggAGTTACTGCtctgatgtttgcagagaatgagaggatgttgtccagggtcacgccacgGTTCTTTGTGCTCTGGGAGAGggacactgtggagttgtcaactgtaGAGGTCTTGGAACGGGCAGGCCTGCCCTGGCTGTcagaaggagaaaagtagttgagtgtcacaaggttattatagttttgtgtttttatattttatttatttatttgtattcaGGGATTTATTTTGTGTGTTTGGAGGGGGGGGTCACTTCTTGCAACTGAGGGGCACAAGGTCATGGGTCAGGTCATATGTTATATAAAGTTTAAATAATAATGTCAATTTCAATGTGACTTGAATTTACATTTATAcatttatacattatacatttaagtcatttagcagacgctcttatccagagcgacttacaaattggtgcattcaccttatgacatccagtggaacagccactttacaatagtgcatttaaatcttttaaggggggtgagaaggattactttatcctatcctaggtattccttaaagaggtggggtttcaggtgtctccggaaggtggtgattgactccgctgtcctggcgtcgtgagggagtttgttccaccattggggagccagagcagcgaacagttttgactgggctgagcgggaactgtacttcctcagtggtagggaggcgagcaggccagaggtggatgaacgcagtgcccttatttgggtgtagggcctgatcagagcctggaggtactgaggtgccgttcccctcacagctccgtaggcaagcaccatggtcttgtagcggatgcgagcttcaactggaagccagtggagagagcggaggagcggggtgatgtgagagaacttgggaaggttgaacactagacgggctgcggcgttctggatgagttgtaggggtttaatggcacaggcagggagcccagccaacagcgagttgcagtaatccagacgggagatgacaagtgcctggattaggacctgcgccgcttcctgtgtgaggcagggtcgtactctgcggatgttgtagagcatgaacctacaggaacgggccaccgccttgatgttagttgagaacgacagggtgttgtccaggatcacgccaaggttcttagcgctctgggaggaggacacaatggagttgtcaaccgtgatggcgagatcatggaacgggcagtccttccccgggaggaagagcagctccgtcttgccgaagttcagcttgaggtggtgatccgtcatccacactgatatgtctgccagacatgcagagatgcgattcgccacctggtcatcagaagggggaaaagagaagattaattgtgtgtcgtctgcatagcaatgataggagagaccatgtgaggttatgacagagccaagtgacttggtgtatagcgagaataggagagggcctagaacagagccctgggggacaccagtggtgagagcgcgtggtgaggagacagattctcgccacgccacctggtaggagcgacctgtcaggtaggacgcaatccaagcgtgggccgcgccggagatgcccaactcggagagggtgaagaggaggatctgatggttcacagtatcgaaggcagccgataggtctagaaggatgagagcagaggagagagagttaactttagcggtgcggagcgcctccatgatacagagaagagcagtctcagttgaatgactagtcttgaaacctgactgatttggatcaagaaggtcattctgagagagatagcgggagagctgaccaaggacggcacgttcaagagttttggagagaaaagaaagaagggatactggtctgtaattgttgacatcggagggatcgagtgtaggttttttcagaaggggtgcaactccgCTCTCTTGAAGAAAGGGtctcagggataagttgatgagcgaggtgaggtagggagaaggtctccggaaatggtctggagaagagaggaggggatagggtcaggggcaggttgttgggcggccggccgtcacaagacgcgagatttcatctggagagagaggggagaaagaggtcagagcacagggtagggcagtgtgagcagaaccagcggtgtcgtttgacttagcaaacgaggatcggatgtcgtcgaccttcttttcaaaatggttgacgaagggaggcgagttttcctccatttccgctcggctgcccggagcctacactaatcaagtcgttccgttgagtgtaatagtttctacagtgctgctattcgggggctagctggctagctagcagtgttgattacgttacgttgcgttaaaagaacgacaatagctggctagctaacctagaaaattgctctagactacacaattatctttgatacacagacggctatgtagctagctatgtagctagctacgatcaaacaaatcaaaccgttgtgctgtaatgaaatgaaatgaaaaatgtgatactacctgtggagcgaagcggaatgcgaccgggttgttgagtgcggaagttctattcagtagacgttggctagctgttggctagctagcagtgtctcctacgttaaggacgacaaatagctggctagctaacctcggtaaattaagataatcactctaagactacacgctctaaactacacaattatcttggatacgaagacagcaaagacaactatgtagctagctaacactacactaatcaagtcgttcagttgagtgtaatagtttctacagtgctgctattcggtagacggtggacgtttgctagctggctagctgctgggcagatagcagtgtagactacgttaggacgacgaaatacgaagttgcaatagaagtgctgactgtttcactttgttgtcctctttcttttcctttttcttctgtccttcttttgtccttattttgtcttcctttcttctgttaactagatatttttgttgttattctttgtaagctagctagcttcttccaggagagtccctagcaactgcttagcaacaagtaaacaattctgctagcaattcagctagctaatataactgtacaattttatgaaaaatagttaatttttcaaaagcctgtcttttttggtttgttccttgttttgtcttctattgagtcttgcagttttctcttgattttttcgatgtacttcactctaaaaaaccatttaaatctcaataaatacaggagctcatttttcagcagctgctcaatttagaactccggaacacaATTTAAAAGGAATAGCTCCGAGACAAAACATATTTTTGGAAAGAAACTCTATCTCTGCCATGtttacaccaatccaatgctttttaaCGTTAGTGGTACATTTAAGAAGAATCAAGTTAGCTACATAGCTGATATTTTTCCCAGTTAGCTAGTGATAGCTAGCAATAGTGATGCACCAGCTAGGCTTATTTGAAACATCGCTATCTCCTGGCTGCATTTGCCCGACAGATTCAGCATTTAAGCTTGGAAACCCAATTAGATTTTTTCCCCAAAGTTTAGAAAAGAAGTAAAACTAAACATAATTCatgatgtttttattttattttattttggagtCAAAATGTTTAGTTTTAATATAGTTTTAGTTTTTTTCTAAACTTCTAATTGGGTTTTCAAGCTTTTGGGGAGTTTGCTGAATCTGCTTTTGGGGAGCTTGTTAAATCTGCTTTTGGGGAGCTTTTTGAATCTGCTTTTGGGGAGCTTTTTGAATCTGCTTTTGGGGAGCTTGTTGAGAGGCTCCACGACACAGAGGAGAGTGGTTTCAGTTGAGTGAgccgtcttgaagcctgactagTTAGGGTGAAGAAAATGTTCTGAGAGCGATAACAAGAGAGTTAGTCATAGAcagcacgctcaagtgttttggaaagaaaagaaagaaggtatCCCGGTCTGTAGTATTTACGTCAGATGGgttgagtgttggtttcttgaggagagGAGCGACTCTGGCCATCTTGAAGTGAGAGGGGATGCAGACAGTAGTCAGGGAAGGTTCTTTTCATAGTGGATGGCAAATTTATAcgcagaaagagaggagggaggattaAGGTGGAAGGAGAAAGTGGAAAAAAATGTCCATCGGGTTAGAGCAGAATCTTGGAATTTAAAGTGAAAggaagtggctttagcagcggaTAGGGAAGAATATCAGTTAGAGACGAGGGAGTGGAAGGATGCTAAGTCCTCCGGAAGTTTCGTTTTCCTCCATTGTCGCTCAGCTGCCCGCAGCCCTATTCTGTGATCTCTCAATGAGTCACTCAACCACGTAGCAGGAAGGGAGGGCCGAGCTTGCCGAGAGGAAAGGGGATAGTGAGAATCATAGGATGCGAAAAGGGAGAAGAGTAGACTCTTAAAAAAAAGGTGTTATCTGGAACCTAAAAGGGGtttttcagctgtccccataggaggatCCTTTGAAgaaaccttttttggttccagggagaatcaatcaaatttatttagaaagcccttcttacatcagctgatgtcacaaagtgccgtgcggaaacccatcctaaaaccccaaacagcaagtaatgtaggtgtagaagcacggtggctaggaaaaacggtggactggggacagcaaggagtcatcaggccaggtagtcctgatgcatggtcctggggctcaggtcctctgagacagagacagaaagagagaaagagagagagagaattagagagagcatacttaaattaacacaggacaccggatcagactggagaaatactccagatataacagactgaccctagcccctcgacacataaactactgcagcataaatactggaggctgagacaggaggggtcactcttagaaaaaagggttccaaaagggttcttcggctgtccctataggagaacaCTTATTGGTTGCCAGTAGAATGCTTTTGGTTCCAGGGAGAATctttttgagttccatgtagcaCCCTTTTTCCACAGAGGGAAAAAGAGTTCTAATggcaaccaaaaagggttctcctatggggacagccaaagaacccttttggaacccttttttctcaGAGTGTATGTTTGAAGTGGCAGAATCAGAAGACAGGAAAGAGAAGGATatagcagaagggagagatgatagaagaggagagtagtgggagagagagacaaaattgCGAAGGTGCATGACCATCTGGGTTGGGGCTGAGTGGGTAAGgtttgaggagagagggagagaaatggaaaCAAAGTAGATTAAGACACCTGGATgggggttgcagtgagattagtaggcgaACAGCCTccagtaaagatgaggtcaagcgcATTGCCTGCTttgtgagtgggaggggactgtgaaagggtgaggtcaaaagaggaaagGAGTGGAAAGAAAGAGGTGGAAAGAAATGTATCGAAAGTCAGGCGTCGTCCAATACGATGAGTAGTGTGCCATTTTGGGGAAATGAGCTTGtcaaggtgtcaagctcattgagtATCTCTCCAAGGGCACCTGGTGGGCAATAGATGACAACAATGTTTAGCTGGAGTGGATAAGTGACAGTGACAccatggaattcaaatgaggagatggacaggtgggagagagggaaaagagaaaaTCTCCACTGAGAAAAAATGAGTAGATCTGTGCCACCAATGCAACGAACAGATGCTCTCGGACTTTGAGAGAACACATAGTCAGATGACAACagagcagctggagtagcagtgttctctgcGGAAATCCACATCTCAGTCAGGGCCAGAAAGTGTAGTGTAGGTCACATAGGCTGAGTTCCTCTCAGCCTTCTTGATCGCAGATGTGCAGTTCCTAAAGCTGACTGAGACATGGGTTGTGCGTGCAGGGTGTGATATGGGCCTATAGTCTTTCAGTGCAAATGAACCAAAGAAAAGTCTTTCCACAGAGAGCAGATAAGATAATCATCATTAGCTGTCCTATCTCAGACTCACCACCGCATCCCAAACTGATGACTGTTATAACAGAACCAGGCTAttcccaacatagtgcactacatttgaccggatccctgtgggctctggtcaacagcaatgcactacaaagggaataaggtgccatttgttAGCGGTTATCATTAGCGATGGCCTTTCCACTAATGACCAGTAAGGGTTGTATTCTTTTGTATTTCTCCTAATGACAGTTCTACACTGGGTTAGCCTAGCTCAGATCTGGCACTAATCAGCATTTTACTGTAGCTACATGGGCCAGTTCAGGGTTTATGGGTCAGAGGTGACAGGCAGGATGATAGCATACCAAGACACAGCAccgcaagcaagcaaacagctgtTCGATGTACTGATGACCCCAGGCGCCCCTAGCCTCTTCCGCAGAGCGGTGGCATGATCTCACCCACCAACCAACCCCTGCTAGTGAAACAGCCCAGAACGCTGCTGCTGAGTCACCCTAGTTGTGTCTAGAAAGCCAACCAACAGAAAAGACTCTGATAAATGACGAGTTGGTGAGCAGACAGAGCTCTTTTTCCACCTGAGTTATTTTCCTCTGCATACAGAACAAGAAACCGTatcagaaagaagaggagagagtggagaaagagagagacagataaagagagcaagagacagtggatagggagatggagagggtgagaaagagagggagagagaaagagagagcagagtaaGAGCgatcaggagagagggagagagtgatagagggaagaGCACATGGAGGAATAGCATTAGATTATTGAGCAAACTAAATACAGCTCACGTTAAAAAGCATATCACTCATGCTTAACTGTATGCTAATGCATACTTTATATCACCCACATAATACAATAGTTAATAATCCCTTTGAGGAAtggtttatttagaattcaagacccAACTAACCAGCATGGcacccacagcattctgcaacgatactccatcacatctggtttgtgcttagtgggactatgatttgtttttcaagAGGACAATGATGTAGCGAcatttgacattgtgtttttttacatttgattAAAGTAGAGATTCAGAGCTTCAAAATGGTATGTCATACGTTGcgtttgaggaacaatgggaaagtaattctgctttgaaggtTGATCAACTTGAAAACTCACTTTTatgaaaatggcctttgaatgttttggtatctagtgaagagctctctttgtctacacccagtcagcatcgttcacaccctcttaagctttggCTCCACCCATCTCGTTTCGCTCTCAGAGCGCACACTTCATGCTCTGGCTgatgatttgtttacctatgaataacatgaaaacagacatttactgacactggccatattcaacgggtgttgtacacTTGTCACGTAACGTTAGTTAAAGTTAGCTAGTGAAACAACAATGAACAGTGCCAacaatgccacagtgctgggagctaaccaactaggttcaatgttagctagctaacattaggctctaactagaaaagcaaacGGCTCCGGGATGCAAATAATAACGTCAGCTAGGGAACCAGCCAGCTAACATGAGCTatttagctaacagtacactttagcttaagacatcTAGATAGATAGCTTTGTAAACAATGAAACTAGCTACGTAACAACGTGTAAATTCACACGTCACATAACATTAGCtaatgagccagccagctaacgttagctagttaaacaacaatgaacacagTGCCAACAATGtcacagtgctgggagctaaccaaccaggtttaatgttaactagctaacatcagGCTCTAACTAGAAAGCAAACAGCTCTGAGATATGATTAATAACATCAGCTAGGgaaccagccagctaacgttagctagctagctaacagtacacttcagctttagacatgtagctagtgtcgtgtctttactatcattaaattgaagacttcgtttttatcaaagattctctgtaattagtattacgcgatcaaACTGATTAATCATATAACCGTAATTAACTAGGacgtcggggcaccaaggaaaatattcagattacaaagttataatttcccaatataacctttaagatattttcatatctgatcaatagtcttctgattaatgaattatttactttacctcacgttagtctcattccaaatgtcgtaaattgtttggttatctgcacgaacccagtcttcactatgagtcatccgtACATCAATTGTCTTAGATCTTTtttttattactaactaagtaattcacagaaatgactGGCATAAACAAGACGacaaagtaaatatggttacaagaaatgataggagaatgtgccctagtgggctaaaccggcatcgcgGCTTGTTGGACAAAAcagaagtgggggtcgactgagaagtcactacagagttataattataacaattgaaaagctaatcctttgcacatgaacgctcactcattcgggaacaattgcaatcaatatatatatatttacgctcagtgtgtcttCTTGATCGCTGTTGAAAAGTTAGTTTCTGCTGGagagttttctctctctctctctctctctctctctctctctctctctctctctctctctctctctctctctctctctctctctctctctctctctctctctctctctctccctgtctgtcttggttagaggggatagttcagagCGACGGATGTTTCGGTGGTTGTCGTTCTTTTTGTTCAATGATatcgaat
Proteins encoded in this window:
- the LOC124003723 gene encoding uncharacterized protein LOC124003723, with protein sequence AAFDTVNHQILLFTLSELGISGAAHAWIASYLTGRSYQVANRISACLADISVWMTDHHLKLNFGKTELLFLPGKDCPFHDLAITVDNSIVSSSQSAKNLGVILDNTLSFSTNIKAVARSCRFMLYNIRRVRPCLTQEAAQVLIQALVISRLDYCNSLLAGLPACAIKPLQLIQNAAARLVFNLPKFSHITPLLRSLHWLPVEARIRYKTMVLAYGAVRGTAPQYLQALIRPYTQIRALRSSTSGLLASLPLRKYSSRSAQSKLFAALAPQWWNKLPHDARTAESITTFRRHLKPHLFKEYLG